In Cheilinus undulatus linkage group 14, ASM1832078v1, whole genome shotgun sequence, a genomic segment contains:
- the LOC121521666 gene encoding uncharacterized protein LOC121521666 isoform X2, whose amino-acid sequence MAQCLKTDKYRQLTLEQSMCHRGSSSSKRVAIVRKDGGEHGEELQVKPRRQRTPSKKHTDEQPGPSGEARRSLRYLSASPQPSPANESGSAANLTRIRQMSGCCPDPPRAAEPHPQTRMKYTKEVVHRAEIPRPLLLAVRRRKVVH is encoded by the exons ATGGCGCAATGTTTGAAAACAGACAAGTATAGGCAGCTCACACTCGAACAGAGCATGTGTCACCGTGGTAGTTCATCTAGCAAGAGAGTCGCGATCGTGAGAAAAGATGGCGGAGAACATGGAGAAGAGCTGCAAGTGAAGCCACGGAGACAACGGACGCCATCTAAAAAACACACCGACGAACAACCCGGACCGAGCGGGGAAGCTCGGCGAAGCTTGCGGTACCTTTCTGCTTCACCACAGCCCAGCCCAGCCAACGAGTCCGGGTCAGCTGCGAACCTGACCCGGATTCGTCAGATGAGTGGTTGCTGTCCGGATCCACCGCGAGCAGCAGAGCCTCATCCCCAGACGCGCATGAAATACACAAAGGAG GTTGTGCATCGAGCAGAGATCCCACGCCCACTCCTGTTGGCAGTGCGAAGaagaaag gtgGTGCACTGA
- the LOC121521666 gene encoding piggyBac transposable element-derived protein 4-like isoform X1: protein MSRNRFQFIWKLLHFNNNSSQDGTDRMCKVHPVLDYVVEKFKEMYQPGQNICIDEGMMLWRGCLSFRVYNPQKPMKYGIKSYILCDSATGYFFNMRPYVGETSTLPEIVFTLLDHLPGHGYTLYMDNFYNSTELCERLLRVQTNVCGTLRKNRGEPKIIREVTKTDLGGVVLQNKRVMVVAWRDKQLVKMVTTCHQGRMQSDVWQRGNKEKVSLLKPEFVVAYNSSMNGVDKLDQNIAYYPFIRKSLNWSKKFVAYLFQICMFNDYVLYRARNPGECKTLLEFMRRVVKSSSRLDGQIGTHQLELLQSTSRKSRPARRCRVCTRRGQRSETKMWCKSCFVPLHAGECYTAYHTKLNYSV, encoded by the coding sequence ATGTCAAGAAATAGATTTCAATTTATATGGAAGCTCCTTCATTTCAACAATAATTCATCACAGGATGGGACTGACAGAATGTGCAAAGTCCACCCAGTGTTAGATTATgttgtggaaaagttcaaggaAATGTATCAGCCAGGGCAAAACATTTGCATAGATGAGGGTATGATGCTGTGGCGGGGGTGCCTGTCTTTCAGGGTGTACAACCCACAAAAGCCCAtgaaatatgggataaaatccTATATATTGTGCGACTCTGCCACAGGGTACTTCTTCAATATGCGGCCTTATGTCGGGGAAACTAGTACTCTGCCAGAGATAGTTTTCACTCTCCTTGATCATCTTCCAGGTCATGGTTATACATTGTATATGGATAATTTCTACAATTCCACAGAACTGTGTGAGCGTCTCCTGAGAGTACAGACCAATGTCTGTGGAACACTGAGGAAGAATAGGGGGGAACCTAAGATCATCAGGGAGGTGACAAAGACTGACCTGGGGGGGGTtgtgctgcaaaataaaaggGTGATGGTAGTAGCATGGCGGGACAAACAGTTGGTGAAGATGGTGACAACCTGCCACCAAGGGAGGATGCAGAGTGATGTGTGGCAGAGgggaaataaagaaaaggttTCTCTGCTAAAGCCAGAATTTGTTGTTGCGTACAACTCCTCCATGAATGGGGTGGATAAGTTAGACCAGAACATCGCATACTACCCTTTCATCCGGAAGTCCCTCAACTGGTCCAAGAAGTTTGTAGCCTATCTCTTTCAAATATGCATGTTTAACGACTATGTCCTCTACAGGGCTAGAAACCCAGGGGAGTGTAAGACTCTCTTGGAGTTCATGCGAAGGGTAGTGAAGTCCTCTAGTAGGCTAGATGGACAGATAGGAACACACCAACTTGAACTCCTGCAGTCCACCAGCAGGAAGTCGAGACCAGCAAGAAGGTGTAGGGTGTGTACACGCAGGGGCCAACGCAGTGAGACCAAAATGTGGTGCAAGTCCTGTTTTGTCCCTTTGCACGCAGGAGAATGTTACACAGCTTATCACACTAAGCTGAACTATTCTGTGTAG
- the LOC121521174 gene encoding uncharacterized protein LOC121521174: MGQALTHILEKNFKPEVGMREDSRKIGILFTDGDSFDDVDMPSQNLRDNGTELYTIVTLMICFFTSLTDNLCDSIKGPVRSSQTDFYHFSLPEQDVTLPCGTPSPSGPLPCSDMSWFYSRASSEAFTEANEGKVNPRSLRAGRLSLDSDCSLIIKRVTDEDVGLYTCHRNYDDRYSVRVYLSLFLISPKPTDSDPTSNNELQLECSLFRFRDLRLCPPYRLLWVNETGAEITDGVTETFRDEGCFSDLTVTRQSGHNKTFTCQVVNEENNVEIQADYTPVFTDWSPLSSIMLVLRISALVLMIVSTVLVFTLRGNIKPRRKETSMHEDVIEANYENDEAFGAASIELQQLQDQD; this comes from the exons atgg GACAGGCTCTGACACACATCCTGGAGAAAAACTTCAAACCTGAGGTTGGGATGCGAGAGGACTCACGAAAAATTGGCATCCTCTTTACAGATGGAGACTCCTTCGATGACGTTGACATGCCGTCACAAAATCTGAGGGATAACGGCACTGAGCTGTACACCATCG TGACTTTGATGATCTGCTTCTTCACCAGTCTCACTGACAACCTGTGTGACAGCATCAAGGGTCCAG tACGCAGCAGTCAAACAGACTTCTATCACTTCTCCCTACCTGAACAAGACGTCACCCTGCCCTGTGGTACTCCGTCCCCCTCTGGACCTCTCCCATGCTCTGACATGTCCTGGTTTTATAGCAGAGCTTCATCAGAGGCTTTTACTGAGGCCAACGAAGGAAAGGTTAATCCCAGGTCCCTCCGAGCTGGTCGGCTGAGTTTGGACTCCGACTGTTCTTTGATCATCAAACGTGTCACTGATGAGGATGTTGGTCTCTACACGTGTCACCGTAATTATGATGATCGTTACAGCGTCAGAGTGTATCTCAGTCTGTTTTTAA TCTCTCCAAAACCGACAGACTCTGATCCAACGAGCAACAATGAACTCCAGTTAGAGTGTTCTCTGTTCAGATTCAGAGATCTTCGTCTTTGTCCACCATACCGTCTCCTCTGGGTGAATGAGACAGGAGCTGAGATTACTGACGGTGTTACAGAGACTTTCAGAGATGAAGGCTGTTTCTCTGACCTGACTGTGACTCGTCAGAGCGGACACAACAAGACATTCACCTGCCAGGTTGTTAATGAGGAGAACAATGTGGAGATACAGGCCGACTACACACCTGTCTTCACAG ACTGGTCTCCTCTGAGCTCCATCATGCTGGTTCTGCGTATTTCAGCTCTTGTTTTGATGATCGTGAGCACTGTTTTGGTCTTCACCCTCAGAG GTAACATCAAACCACGGCGTAAAGAAACCAGC ATGCATGAGGATGTCATTGAAGCCAACTATGAAAATGATGAAGCATTTGGTGCTGCTTCCATCGAACTGCAACAACTTCAAGATCAAGATTAA